One segment of Toxoplasma gondii ME49 chromosome VI, whole genome shotgun sequence DNA contains the following:
- a CDS encoding hypothetical protein (encoded by transcript TGME49_243460) gives MFVCVEAPQYSSATACVCTQFRFRESRPGRGKMTDPLSSEPKELLESAAAASSLLSSSPLSLSRALPAPHSLSVAMEAPSSASMAPPALSADGRGDKTSLASMSPTAASLASPKSNSVFLSLQVSSTSSASTAVPQDECDSAASREDGSPRTPWALDASGATPKSVSKGFGPEDLLQASSGETASPVRRARGGRREGLGPEGDEAKKSISPRHSEETERKASAEDESFEALVSTKKMEDCASLGGRVSDSEDPESPCTKELNGNTGPSARAERSSRKAALRRIRQFAGVSGKDAATFGSVSSPGDAASATTLEIESLGQDFRSAAERDFLAVKDEENPRRKRVRTEVVPGGSEPASPTALEEGDAKAFRQTLLGRDAEAQKPGDDPLSSVLADAFLADRDGKAAESNRTTPSVLGDAELRPEVDFARGLAAVAAEIASAQGLGGRCDGDSERSRLLSLASALGKAEGQFVGDRVSEPRDGANSAATQELGPGSLPGDLLEEGRRLLSSPAGLSMWLECASNASSSLSKRPNEGLPADLVALSASLMHEEASNGTPTPRVLGLRGPAGFPDTEESPSHLHGAALDAFGLQLGSEGLAARSAGLLGAFAGEKAPRQQKVRSGQKSGDRTQASRPHALSRGLVTSAPSSAGTTPSSYGASLVPHSSSMTSVMVKSVSPAGVVRRGGRNRRKRTKYDLAYRQMEQLGPFAEEAKHVDLSKVSGSSFAVELLKNPHLYSYESWVHGFAWPVGADGRRLLLRKLRGVYWSDPDYWQKRLMAEGLYRRDLFTLATVQELFKVTHLMGADVWDFLLKCTALTHKCDALTAKEGGQSDNEEVLQNASSPEAASPHAGPEVTSQALAQVANLGGHGEAFAWASGPQGPSNDLLVAGAAQEECDKAEQASVVEDSEALSSVYPPPFHHSASLELGETAAPPSPFSGPRLSTGGVISSFESSAEGICAALSLRRPSSGGDREPGLEGEEERPNPVAGPSWLGAEALQELLAGSLNRQERGTSDELMQEEETPHAAGRQGLFLPPGVLGTAASEQRANGVGLEKRARGRPRKPRSNLGSLAALREELGLDLAQKGVGPDAADPFDLPGAGGLSNGADASDGNGGELLGAQTGAQGYSQFSGSSAAVSALNLLKTEEFSGFGAPGVSERGDLSQTGDKEAINLKRDEFLSSRFLGEGNLQQAHLASSVGAPGKLHARGDSGQELGAHASKRPRLFEGAAPQEGGQLSDLSRLLEEELDVANSAQARGADMDSLRSLMLQVAEAAAAADIGPGASVRRALERSGACGGGNGPDGVATGPGEAPRRSGAGQGLDFLTEQSGDRDGTASGAMEEEMRQIEILLKALDHHLAESQEQRDERQVERGLASVGKSEERKDAPLENFSLSPMSTHMGARGAENQLDSGMQSPRAGRSSGVQETETGGSPVVAGGDGDSQAREGGNGAVADAKALLECVQALASASPVGSLFSTGALPQADFAASLLFQQKDRKVGVSSAEEARERRAGEAAKTGGLEIEIGSAGGVDGAGEANETEAWGREAKNEGGQAQTLQLKEKRETPGLEALRGPGSLVLKLRSLPARANSNAAVAAAAASSAAMAGSLLWGRDRCGASAGLRRGGDEEARQSALSFLGTLPGIAGVGRKRESGEKKSSERPKFSACSGAAVLAPALFPSEANPQQPLGSRGFSEALGSLLSGGAPEGGTAAGGVSSSRLLEALSSDTHALLQLTAHYSFMAQFMQCAMLFEVQQALLRVIASFRAQERRGRAQSRLPPDNCEQGEKRSREDTDESEGPGTDSTMKACLQSLLESGTVHMQFVQLMAQQLRRHVLASGGESRGGEPASETETRRPRDPGCGAACGGDEERGEGEQKPETETTGEVEAPPGAAGRVAGVLEEEEEPEKALTAGDESRQQSEEQKDEKKSEERKVDEEENERREGSDGDEEGKNELDESSEGTLEGETVVEARRAAGSAERRRELVTQEDSKTSPDEEKEMRETTDEETAKQEDNREECL, from the exons ATGTTTGTGTGCGTGGAAGCGCCGCAGTATTCTTCCGCAAccgcatgtgtgtgtactCAATTCCGTTTTCGTGAGTCCCGCCCTGGGAGAGGGAAGATGACGGATCCGTTGTCGAGCGAACCTAAGGAGCTCCTCGAAtccgccgcagccgcctcgTCCCTTCTCTCAtcctctcccctgtctctctctcgcgccctTCCTGCCCCCCACAGTCTGTCTGTCGCGATGGAAGCGCCAAGCTCCGCGAGCATGGCACCGCCCGCGTTATCTGCGGACGGCcgtggagacaaaacgagTCTGGCATCCATGTCTCCGACAGCAGCGAGTCTCGCGAGCCCGAAAAGCAActccgtcttcctttctcttcaggtGTCTTCTACGTCGTCCGCCTCGACAGCGGTCCCGCAAGACGAGTGCGACAGCGCAGCTAGCCGCGAAGATGGCAGTCCCCGCACGCCCTGGGCGCTCGACGCCTCTGGCGCCACGCCGAAGAGTGTCTCCAAAGGCTTTGGACCCGAAGACCTGTTGCAGGCATCGAGTGGCGAAACCGCGAGCCCAGTCCGTCGGGCGCGCGGGGGCCGGCGCGAGGGGCTGGGGCCCGAAGGggacgaagcgaagaagagtaTTTCCCCGCGACActcggaggagacagagcgcaAGGCAAgcgcagaggacgagagcTTCGAGGCCCTCGTGAGCACCAAGAAGATGGAAGATTGTGCGTCTCTGGGCGGGCGCGTATCAGACTCGGAGGATCCTGAGAGTCCTTGCACGAAAGAGTTGAATGGAAATACAGGCCCCAGCGCGAGGGCAGAACGCAGCTCAAGAAAAGCGGCGCTGCGTCGGATTCGCCAGTTCGCGGGCGTCTCTGGGAAGGACGCTGCTACCTTCGGAAGTGTGTCCAGCCCCGGAGATGCGGCGAGTGCGACAACGCTTGAAATCGAGAGCCTTGGTCAAGACTTCAGATCTGCAGCGGAGCGCGACTTTCTGGCCgtgaaggacgaagaaaaccCCCGCAGAAAGAGAGTCCGCACAGAGGTCGTGCCTGGCGGGAGCGAACCCGCGTCGCCTACAGCtctcgaagaaggcgacgcgaagGCGTTCAGGCAGACGCTGCTGGGGCGCGACGCAGAGGCCCAGAAACCAGGCGACGACCCCCTCTCTTCAGTTCTCGCCGACGCCTTTCTGGCCGATCGAGACGGAAAGGCGGCCGAAAGCAACAGGACGACGCCGAGCGTTTtgggagacgcagagctcCGCCCCGAGGTCGACTTTGCGAGGGGCCTCGCCGCGGTCGCGGCGGAGATCGCCTCGGCCCAAGGCCTCGGTGGACGgtgcgacggagacagcgagcggagtcggctgctgtctctcgcctccgccttGGGGAAGGCAGAAGGCCAGTTTGTCGGAGACCGCGTGTCAGAGCCCCGCGATGGGGCGAACTCCGCTGCGACTCAAGAGTTGGGCCCCGGCTCTCTGCCAGGCGACCTTCTTGAAGAAGGCCGACGCCTCCTGAGCTCGCCCGCGGGTCTCTCAATGTGGCTCGAGTGTGCGAGCAACGCGTCGTCTTCCCTGTCAAAGAGGCCAAACGAGGGACTCCCCGCAGACCTGGTCGCGCTCTCGGCGTCGCTGATGCACGAGGAAGCGTCTAACGGGACCCCCACGCCGCGGGTACTGGGCCTCCGGGGTCCTGCGGGCTTTCCGGACACTGAGGAGTCGCCCAGCCATCTCCACGGGGCAGCCCTCGACGCCTTTGGGCTCCAGCTTGGGTCTGAGGGTCTCGCCGCCCGGTCCGCGGGCCTGCTTGGCGCCTTCGCGGGCGAGAAGGCCCCTAGACAGCAGAAGGTCAGGTCCGGgcagaagagtggagacaggacCCAGGCGTCGCGTCCACACGCGCTCTCCCGTGGCCTCGTCACGTCAGCCCCCTCCTCGGCAGGGACCACTCCGTCGAGCTACGGGGCGTCTCTCGTGCCGCACTCTAGTTCAATGACTTCCGTCATGGTGAAGAGCGTCTCGCCTGCGGGAGTCGTCAGgcgaggcggaagaaaccgcagaaaacgaacgaaGTATGATCTCGCGTACAGACAAATGGAGCAACTTGGCCCCTTCGCTGAAGAAGCCAAACACGTCGACCTCTCCAAG GTGTCGGGGAGCAGCTTTGCGGTGGAATTGTTGAAGAATCCTCATCTCTATTCGTACGAGTCCTGGGTCCATGGCTTTGCTTGGCCCGTGGGTGCGGACggccgccgcctccttctccgcaAGCTCCGCGGGGTTTACTGGTCGGATCCGGACTACTGGCAGAAGCGCCTGATGGCTGAAGGCCTTTATCGCCGGGATCTGTTCACTCTCGCGACTGTCCAG GAACTGTTCAAAGTCACTCACTTAATGGGAGCCGACGTCTGGGACTTCCTGCTGAAGTGCACGGCACTAACGCACAAATGCGACGCCCTCACAGCCAAGGAGGGGGGCCAGAGCGA CAACGAGGAAGTGTTGCAGAATGCGTCGTCCCCGGAGGCGGCCTCTCCGCATGCAGGTCCCGAAGTGACTTCTCAGGCGTTGGCGCAGGTGGCGAATCTGGGGGGGCACGGCGAGGCCTTCGCGTGGGCCTCTGGCCCCCAGGGCCCATCGAATGACCTGCTGGTGGCGGGAGCGGCGCAGGAGGAGTGCGACAAAGCTGAGCAGGCAAGTGTCGTGGAGGACAGCGAGGCGCTCTCTTCTGTATATCCTCCGCCGTTCCACCACAGCGCGTCGCTGGAACTGGGAGAGACTGCGgcgcctccgtctccgttctccggGCCGCGCCTCTCGACGGGCGGCGTGATCTCTTCCTTCGAGTCTTCCGCCGAGGGGATCTGCgccgcgctgtctctgcggcggCCCTCCTCAGGCGGAGATAGAGAGCCGGGTCtcgagggcgaggaagagcgccCGAACCCTGTAGCGGGTCCGTCGTGGCTCGGCGCCGAGGCCCTCCAGGAGCTTCTGGCCGGGAGTCTGAACAGGCAGGAGCGAGGAACAAGCGACGAGTTGATGcaggaggaggaaacgcCGCACGCGGCTGGGCGCCAGGGTCTCTTTCTGCCACCGGGAGTTCTGGGGACGGCCGCGAgcgagcagagagcgaacgGCGTGGGCCTTGAGAAGCGCGCTCGCGGGCGCCCCAGAAAGCCGCGATCGAACCTTGGGTCTCTCGCCGCGCTCCGAGAGGAGTTGGGCCTCGATCTCGCTCAGAAGGGCGTCGGGCCTGACGCCGCAGACCCCTTCGATCTCCCCGGGGCCGGCGGGCTCAGCAACGGCGCGGACGCATCGGACGGGAACGGCGGCGAGCTGCTTGGGGCCCAGACCGGGGCGCAGGGCTACTCCCAGTTCAGCGGCAGTTCGGCGGCCGTCTCGGCACTGAATCTCTTGAAGACAGAAGAGTTCTCCGGCTTCGGGGCTCCCGGGGTGTCGGAGAGAGGGGATCTCTCTCAAACGGGAGACAAGGAGGCTATAAACCTTAAACGCGAcgagttcctctcttcgcggtTCCTGGGTGAAGGAAACCTCCAACAGGCCCATCTTGCTTCGTCTGTGGGAGCTCCAGGGAAGTTGCACGCGCGGGGCGATTCAGGCCAGGAGCTCGGGGCCCATGCCTCCAAACGCCCGCGGCTTTTTGAGGGGGCTGCGCCGCAAGAGGGCGGCCAGCTGTCGgacctctctcgccttcttgaGGAAGAACTGGACGTGGCGAACTCAGCGCAAGCACGCGGGGCTGACATGGATTCTCTTCGGTCTCTGATGCTGCAAGTCGCCGAGGCGGCAGCCGCCGCTGACATTGGGCCTGGCGCATCCGTCCGGCGCGCCCTGGAGCGCAGCGGCGCGTGCGGGGGCGGCAACGGACCCGACGGGGTTGCGACAGGGCCCGGAGAGGCCCCGAGACGGAGTGGCGCGGGGCAGGGCCTCGATTTCCTTACGGAGCAGAGCGGGGACAGAGACGGGACCGCGAGTGGGGCGATGGAGGAGGAGATGCGGCAAATCGAAATTCTTTTGAAGGCGCTAGACCACCACCTGGCCGAGAGCCAGGAACAGCGAGACGAGCGACAGGTGGAACGTGGTCTGGCCTCCGTGGGGAAAAGTGAAGAACGTAAAGATGCACCTTTGGAGAacttttcgctgtctccgatgTCAACGCATATGGGAGCCCGTGGTGCCGAAAACCAGCTGGACTCCGGGATGCAGTCCCCGAGGGCAGGGCGTTCTTCTGGGgtccaggagacagagacaggcggtTCGCCGGTTGTCGCtggcggagacggagacagtcaAGCTCGCGAAGGAGGGAACGGAGCCGTGGCCGACGCCAAGGCTCTCCTTGAGTGCGTGCAGGCCTTGGCCAGTGCTTCGCCGGTGGGATCTCTGTTTTCCACAGGGGCCCTGCCGCAGGCGGACTTCGCCGCGAGCCTGTTGTTTCAGCAGAAGGACCGAAAGGTAGGAGTCTCAAGCGCGGAGGAAGCCCGAGAAAGGAGGGCTGGGGAAGCGGCAAAGACAGGAGGACTCGAGATCGAGATTGGGTCTGCTGGGGGGGTAGACGGCGCCGGTGAGGCGAACGAAACGGAGGCGTGGGGACGCGAAGCAAAGAACGAGGGCGGTCAGGCGCAGACCCTCcagctgaaggagaagagagagactcccGGGCTCGAGGCTCTGCGGGGCCCCGGGTCTCTGGTCCTCAAGCTCCGCAGCCTGCCCGCGCGTGCGAACTCGAACGCGGCGGtggcggcggcggctgcgTCGTCCGCGGCGATGGCGGGGTCGCTCTTGTGGGGCAGAGACAGGTGTGGAGCGAGCGCGGGGCTGCGGCGTGggggcgacgaagaggcccGTCAGAGCGCTCTGAGTTTCTTGGGGACGCTTCCGGGTATCGCTGGCGTGGGCAGGAAGCGAGAGtccggcgagaagaagagcagtgAGCGACCCAAATttagcgcatgcagtggcgcAGCAGTACTTGCCCCTGCTCTGTTCCCTTCGGAGGCAAATCCCCAGCAACCGCTGGGAtctcgcggcttctccgAGGCTCTCGGGAGCTTGTTGAGTGGAGGGGCGCCAGAAGGCGGGACTGCGGCCggaggtgtctcctcgtcgcgcTTGTTAGAGGCCCTCTCGTCGGACACCCACGCCCTTCTGCAGCTCACAGCCCACTACTCATTCATGGCGCAGTTCATGCAGTGCGCGATGTTGTTCGAAGTCCAGCAAGCGTTGCTGCGAGTGATCGCCAGTTTCCGCGCTCAGGAGCGAAGGGGCCGCGCGCAGTCGCGGCTCCCACCGGACAACTGCGAGcagggcgagaagcgaagtcgagaagacacagacgagTCCGAGGGCCCGGGGACAGATTCCACCATGAAGGCCTGTCTCCAGTCGCTCCTGGAGAGCGGGACAGTTCACATGCAATTCGTGCAGCTCATGGCGCAGCAGCTGAGACGTCATGTGCTGGCgagcggaggagagagtcgCGGAGGGGAGCCTGCGTCGGAAACCGAGACGAGGCGGCCGCGAGACCCGGGGTGTGGAGCAGCGtgtggaggagacgaggagagaggggaaggggAGCAGAAgccagaaacagagacgactGGCGAGGTGGAGGCTCCGCCTGGTGCCGCAGGTCGCGTGGCGGGGGttctggaggaagaagaagagcctgAAAAGGCGCTTacagcaggagacgaaagccGACAACAGAgtgaagagcagaaggatgagaagaagagtgaagaaaggaaggtcgacgaggaggagaatgagagaagggaaggtagtgacggcgacgaagaggggaagaacgaGCTAGACGAAAGCTCGGAAGGGACGCTCGAGGGCGAGACTGTGGTGGAGGCACGGAGAGCGGCAGGGAGCGccgaaagaaggcgagaactCGTGACGCAAGAGGATTCTAAAACGTCCCCGgatgaggagaaggagatgaGGGAGACAACCGATGAGGAAACCGCGAAGCAAGAAGACAACCGGGAAGAATGCCTTTGA
- a CDS encoding hypothetical protein (encoded by transcript TGME49_243465), with the protein MPGRYEWHFAAFWHRSKRSTDFWERVPAAAAGRHDFAHMKTARRARSSPDTYVKIRQVFVQDAKRRRAWPRRYKVPHLDCNIRVVSERFSEECGPFLFL; encoded by the exons ATGCCTGGTCGTTATGAATGGCATTTTGCAGCGTTTTGGCATCGCTCGAAGAGGTCCACCGACTTTTGGGAAAGAGTtccagctgcagcagcagggAGACACGATTTCGCGCACATGAAAACGGCGAGACGTGCGCGGTCTTCTCCGGACACCTACGTGAAAATCCGACAG GTCTTCGTGCAGGACGCAAAGCGACGCCGTGCATGGCCGCGCCGATATAAAGTTCCGCATTTGGATTGCAACATCCGAGTTGTTTCCGAGCGTTTCTCTGAAGAGTGTGGacctttcctgtttctttaG
- a CDS encoding hypothetical protein (encoded by transcript TGME49_243470~Predicted trans-membrane domain (TMHMM2.0):12-35:79-102:114-137:151-171:182-205:219-242:604-627:982-1005), which translates to MKCSGEITVDKRAVYMGLMLCTLAYPLAALTIIVREENWYDDEGNLLSHPLPQVTCPIEGAEGDPDCAPSPLAYANLDSLIWVFVVNEFIMHFTYVLYVKLWATGGMILSFQREFLSIIAFLAPELTLNSVFYYVQTMPVVREWFPGLKHFNYPLLVSFFLGATVSMLYGVGTSQTTDQFRRTVTLAGPGLMFLFVDWFSRSVFLPFFELMQTTLTDLEVGNFVLAIFELILTNVYGSLFLPATQKLCVALARFFYNVSYRVDSKVTLYDYVNLQGNDPRLSPRDPMSKRTTLISPSDIGTFDPGLHHSSITIGRKRSSARTSVSAAAAEIQKLERERTTTVATVVYEETAVLELRNDPSLRATPPSFRSESSLQNGLEETLTVVETYAHLDSEQTAYQPGNLSRSASCTHRPASRETVEDLQTGERETHLVHPCSNTSQTEGDGEAQSVAKPLSDRNGDPHRRQVTSERSRNDEQFATELTPNRKDSFGSSEKKSESFVGSCCAREAEDDWASKASNSFTRLVAAATVDKDMANTVGMDGVNEGRMSGVKAAAETQRFRNNVYIPYRKGFGSDAVEFEKITTWFNLIWDSWRFLLLRAVMVKTSNVIIFFIMIFKDFIYSIWHFCVRYNESCMLFFLELRSVDTPKNRRILSILHWFQVIIVRPFLAPKSLTRVVWRSQLLFGLNKQRAESRMRSAACRAHSRVREIGIRTLSNINDNAPWDAENTGTPKKAIRGFGILLGNFWKELGHDIAAHFREEFKGMLQYFSDRAHNSRYVRPFRKRESSVKSTAEAEECDVEYHYATEVVIIRNVPVTVTEHSKRSSSLFSRSFHGSESGTESILSASDSHMPTRKKKRRSSTLKLGDIFRSRKDSAFRTMHAAWLSQVVEEVQSLIYNRTWPRLLQKFMSSISLVVSDVIAENTKVGLLPAYQTFGLFRTYDGRVRLFLMFAFDFIEVCTVYKVQTISRFYASLKDGFNNHHDGPLVMLCTINCAGILLYFGLLRYVRFANINGNKLVLPDNCQHEMLNQLNLEK; encoded by the exons atgAAGTGCAGCGGGGAGATCACTGTCGACAAAAGGGCCGTGTACATGGGCTTAATGCTCTGTACTCTGGCGTACCCACTTGCCGCACTTACGATTATTGTTCGAGAGGAGAACTGGTACGATGATGAGGGAAACCTTCTTTCTCATCCGCTTCCGCAAGTCACTTGCCCAATTGAAGGGGCTGAAGGAGACCCAGATTGCGCACCGAGTCCTCTTGCTTACGCAAACCTAGACTCTCTAATCTGGGTGTTTGTAGTGAACGAGTTCATTATGCATTTCACGTATGTGCTATATGTGAAACTGTGGGCAACAGGAGGTATGATTCTCAGCTTTCAGCGCGAATTTCTGTCCATAATTGCTTTCTTGGCTCCGGAGTTAACTCTGAACTCGGTTTTCTACTACGTCCAAACTATGCCAGTGGTTCGGGAGTGGTTTCCTGGACTGAAGCACTTCAATTACccgctcctcgtctcctttttcttggGGGCGACTGTGTCGATGCTCTATGGCGTTGGGACTTCCCAAACGACAGACCAGTTTCGACGGACAGTGACCCTTGCCGGACCTGGACTGATGTTTCTTTTCGTCGACTGGTTCAGCCGATCTGTCTTTTTGCCCTTCTTTGAGTTGATGCAGACTACGTTGACGGATTTGGAAGTCGGGAACTTTGTTCTTGCCATCTTTGAGTTAATTCTCACGAACGTGTACGGTTCACTCTTCTTGCCGGCGACCCAGAaactctgcgtcgctctggCGCGTTTCTTCTACAACGTCTCTTACCGCGTCGACTCGAAAGTGACTCTCTACGACTATGTTAACCTGCAGGGGAACGATCCCCGCCTTTCGCCGAGAGACCCTATGTCGAAGAGAACGACTCTGATCAGTCCGAGCGACATTGGCACTTTCGACCCGGGTCTCCACCACAGCAGCATCACCATCGGCCGCAAGCGGAGTTCTGCGCGAACAAGCGTTTCAGCTGCGGCAGCCGAGATTCAAAAATTGGAACGTGAGCGGACGACCACCGTGGCAACCGTGGTGtacgaggagacagctgtccTTGAGCTGCGAAACGACCCATCTTTGCGTGCAACTCCTCCTTCGTTCCGAAGTGAATCGAGCCTTCAAAATGGTTTAGAAGAAACCCTCACAGTGGTAGAAACCTACGCACACCTCGACAGTGAACAGACTGCCTATCAGCCGGGTAACCTGAGTCGATCTGCTTCGTGTACACACCGTCCTGCCTCTCGCGAAACTGTGGAAGATCTTCAgactggagaaagagaaacacattTGGTACATCCGTGTAGCAACACTTCACAGaccgaaggcgacggagaggcgcagagcgtCGCGAAACCTTTGTCTGACCGTAATGGCGACCCCCACAGAAGACAGGTAACCTCAGAACGCAGCAGAAACGACGAACAGTTTGCTACGGAGTTGACGCCGAATCGAAAGGACAGCTTCGGAtccagcgagaaaaaaagcgagtCGTTCGTGGGGTCCTGCTGTGCTCGTGAAGCAGAGGACGACTGGGCGTCGAAAGCCAGTAACAGCTTCACGCGTCTCGTGGCCGCAGCGACAGTGGACAAGGATATGGCGAACACAGTAGGCATGGACGGTGTTAATGAAGGGCGGATGTCTGGAGTGAAGGCTGCAGCAGAAACCCAGCGATTTCGAAACAACGTGTACATTCCGTACCGAAAGGGCTTTGGCAGCGACGCCGTCGAGTTTGAAAAGATTACCACTTGGTTCAACTTGATCTGGGATAGCTGGCGGTTTCTCCTGCTGCGGGCAGTCATGGTCAAGACCTCGAACGTGATCATCTTCTTCATTATGATTTTCAAGGATTTTATCTACTCCATTTGGCACTTTTGCGTCCGCTACAACGAGTCGTGCatgctcttctttctggagCTGCGCTCCGTCGATACCCCGAAGAATCGAAGAATCTTGTCCATCCTTCACTGGTTCCAGGTCATCATCGTGCGGCCCTTCCTGGCGCCGAAGTCGCTTACCCGCGTGGTCTGGCGATCGCAGCTCCTCTTCGGTTTGAACAAGCAACGCGCCGAGAGCCGAATGAGAAGTGCAGCCTGTCGGGCGCACAGTCGTGTGAGGGAAATCGGCATCCGCACTCTCAGCAACATCAACGACAACGCGCCGTGGGATGCGGAGAACACAGGCACGCCAAAGAAGGCCATTCGCGGCTTCGGCATCCTCTTGGGGAACTTCTGGAAAGAACTCGGTCACGACATCGCGGCGCACTTCCGAGAGGAATTCAAAGGCATGCTGCAGTACTTTTCGGACCGCGCCCACAACTCCCGCTACGTCCGCCCGTTCCGGAAGAGAGAGTCGTCGGTCAAAAGTACGGCTGAAGCCGAAGAGTGCGATGTCGAGTACCACTACGCCACGGAGGTCGTTATCATTCGAAATGTACCTGTAACTGTCACGGAACATTCAAAGCGAAGTTCCAGCCTGTTCAGCCGGTCGTTCCACGGGTCAGAGTCTGGAACTGAGTCGatcctctctgcctcagaCTCGCACATGCCCAccaggaaaaagaaacgcagatcCAGCACTCTCAAACTCGGTGACATTTTCCGCAGCCGCAAGGATTCGGCCTTCCGcacgatgcatgcagcctgGCTTTCTCAGGTTGTCGAGGAAGTCCAGTCTCTCATCTACAACCGCACGTGGCCCAGGCTCCTCCAAAAGTTCATGTCTTCCATTTCCCTCGTCGTCAGCGACGTTATTGCAGAAAACACCAAAGTCGGCCTGCTCCCGGCTTACCAAACT TTCGGGCTTTTCCGTACCTACGATGGTCGAGTTCGCCTGTTTCTGATGTTCGCCTTCGACTTCATCGAAGTTTGTACGGTGTACAAGGTCCAGACGATCAGCCGCTTCTACGCGAGTCTGAAAGACGGGTTCAACAACCACCACGATGGCCCTCTCGTCATGCTTTGCACCATTAACTGCGCAGGCATTCTGCTCTACTTTGGTCTCCTTCGTTACGTCCGCTTCGCCAACATCAATGGAAACAAGCTCGTTCTGCCAGATAACTGCCAACACGAAATGCTCAACCAGCTAAACCTTGAAAAGTAG